The Saccopteryx leptura isolate mSacLep1 chromosome 2, mSacLep1_pri_phased_curated, whole genome shotgun sequence genome has a window encoding:
- the LOC136393820 gene encoding prostate and testis expressed protein 3-like codes for MDKHFLLVFSLFCCIKAVTPLRCFKCYLLLPRDQCRRGAGVCDAQDGEICMFLKIYKNSNLQLSYMGCQRGCRDLTFDMNNRTYVNKCCDDDYCNFKL; via the exons ATGGACAAACACTTTTTGTTGGtcttctccctcttctgctgCATTAAGG CAGTGACACCACTAAGGTGCTTTAAGTGCTACCTTCTCCTGCCGAGAGACCAGTGTAGAAGAGGTGCTGGCGTTTGTGATGCTCAGGATGGGGAGATATGCATGTTTTTAAAGATCTACAAGA ATTCTAATCTCCAGTTATCATATATGGGATGTCAAAGAGGCTGCAGAGACTTGACATTTGATATGAACAATCGGACTTACGTGAATAAATGCTGCGACGACGATTATTGTAACTTCAAACTCTAA
- the PATE2 gene encoding prostate and testis expressed protein 2 translates to MFVLFLLHMVSLVCISHGPSLICYKCKNYYLGLCYDGMSSCNLKKQESCAVENIYIITPKGRSMYYYSKLSCMTNCEDINFLSFEKRTELICCKHSDYCNLPERS, encoded by the exons ATGTTCGTTCTGTTTCTTCTGCACATGGTCTCCCTGGTCTGCATAAGCCACG GGCCTTCCCTAATatgttataaatgtaaaaattattatcttggGTTATGCTATGACGGCATGAGCTCCTGCAACCTGAAGAAACAAGAGTCCTGTGCTGTCGAGAACATTTACATAATCACACCAAAAG GGCGGAGTATGTACTATTATTCAAAACTGTCATGTATGACCAACTGTGAGGACATTAATTTCTTGAGTTTTGAGAAGAGGACAGAACTCATCTGTTGCAAACATAGTGACTATTGCAACCTCCCTGAGAGAAGTTAG